In Microvenator marinus, one genomic interval encodes:
- a CDS encoding type IV pilus twitching motility protein PilT, whose protein sequence is MANLHQLLKIMVDQGSSDLHITVGAPPQLRIDGGLVPLRTAPLTPVDTQQLCYSVLTDAQKQHFEGEKELDLSFGVKGLSRFRGNLFMQRGAVAGVFRLIPFEIKSFQELGLPQVVSAFADKPRGLVLVTGPTGSGKSTTLASIIDKINQEKRMHILTIEDPIEYLHPHKNCLVNQREIGADTNGFKTALRYVLRQDPDVVLIGEMRDLETIEAALTISETGHLALATLHTNGCVQTINRIVDVFPPHQQAQIRAQLSFVLEGIISQQLIPHASGRGRAMVMEVLVPNPAIRNLIREDKVHQIYSQMQVGQARSAMQTMNQSLFNAYKKGDITLEDAMARSSDPEELRTMIEQGGQPNRGGSGGRVRYS, encoded by the coding sequence GTGGCGAACCTTCATCAACTTCTGAAAATCATGGTCGATCAGGGGTCATCTGACCTCCACATTACCGTGGGTGCGCCCCCGCAATTACGTATTGACGGTGGATTGGTTCCTTTGCGCACAGCGCCTTTGACGCCCGTTGATACCCAACAGCTTTGTTATAGCGTGTTGACCGACGCGCAGAAGCAGCATTTTGAGGGCGAAAAGGAACTCGACCTTTCTTTTGGTGTGAAGGGCCTCAGCCGATTCCGCGGCAACCTATTCATGCAGCGTGGTGCGGTCGCTGGCGTGTTCCGTCTGATTCCGTTTGAGATCAAGAGTTTCCAAGAACTGGGGCTTCCCCAGGTTGTGAGCGCGTTTGCGGATAAGCCTCGCGGACTCGTACTGGTCACCGGCCCAACGGGTTCGGGTAAGTCGACGACGCTTGCCAGTATCATCGATAAGATCAATCAAGAAAAGAGGATGCACATCCTCACCATTGAGGATCCCATCGAGTATTTGCATCCGCACAAGAACTGCCTCGTGAATCAACGTGAGATCGGTGCGGATACCAACGGCTTCAAGACGGCACTCAGGTACGTTCTGCGCCAGGATCCGGACGTTGTTCTGATCGGCGAGATGCGCGACCTCGAGACGATCGAAGCTGCGCTTACGATTTCTGAAACGGGCCACCTTGCGTTGGCAACGCTTCACACCAACGGTTGTGTGCAGACCATCAACCGTATCGTGGACGTCTTCCCTCCGCACCAGCAGGCACAGATTCGAGCACAGCTCTCATTCGTGCTCGAAGGGATTATCTCCCAGCAGCTCATCCCGCACGCCTCCGGGCGCGGCCGAGCGATGGTGATGGAGGTCCTCGTTCCGAATCCGGCCATTCGAAACCTGATTCGCGAGGATAAAGTCCACCAAATTTATTCACAGATGCAGGTTGGTCAGGCTCGCTCAGCGATGCAGACCATGAACCAGTCGCTATTCAACGCGTACAAGAAGGGAGATATCACCCTTGAAGACGCAATGGCTCGAAGCAGCGACCCTGAAGAACTTAGAACCATGATTGAACAGGGTGGACAACCCAACCGCGGCGGTTCCGGCGGTCGTGTCCGATACTCCTGA
- a CDS encoding type II secretion system F family protein yields MPVFVWEGKTRSGDVKKGEMRAQSTDEVGQRLRQQDISVSKIKKKADKDSGLAGIFAPKVPLKSLVVFTRQFATMIDAGLPIVQCLELLGGAEPHKGFKKMIDQVRSDVESGATLAESMRKHPGAFDNLYCALVAAGEEAGILDTVMNRLAVEIEKSQKLRRKIRSAFSYPTIVLVIAFAVVVLLLYKVIPTFTSMFGEMGGGELPGPTQFVVDLSEFVQSNILFLVGGTMFFVAFATWFMRYPQTRAIFDRTILKTPLFGPLVRKAAVARFTRTLGTMVSSGVPIVDSLDIVSKTSGNMTIEKAILYVKEKIAEGQNMVDPLTETAIFPHMVVQMIGVGESTGALDTMLNKIADFYEDEVDVAVDNLTSMIEPLLMVFLGIVVGGMLIAMYLPIFTMAGNIKAS; encoded by the coding sequence ATGCCAGTTTTCGTCTGGGAAGGCAAAACAAGGTCGGGAGATGTCAAAAAAGGCGAAATGCGCGCCCAAAGCACTGACGAGGTAGGTCAGCGCCTTAGACAACAGGATATTTCTGTCTCCAAGATCAAAAAGAAGGCTGACAAGGACTCGGGACTGGCAGGCATATTTGCCCCAAAGGTTCCCCTCAAGAGCCTCGTGGTCTTCACGCGTCAGTTCGCCACCATGATCGACGCAGGTCTTCCGATCGTGCAATGTCTTGAGCTTCTGGGCGGCGCTGAGCCGCATAAGGGCTTTAAGAAGATGATTGACCAAGTGCGCTCAGACGTAGAGTCCGGTGCTACTCTGGCAGAAAGTATGCGGAAGCATCCGGGTGCCTTTGATAACCTCTATTGTGCTCTGGTGGCGGCGGGTGAAGAAGCCGGTATCTTGGATACGGTCATGAACCGACTCGCGGTGGAGATCGAGAAGAGCCAGAAACTGCGGCGTAAAATCCGCAGCGCGTTCTCTTATCCGACCATCGTTTTGGTCATTGCCTTCGCGGTTGTGGTTCTTCTTCTTTACAAAGTCATCCCGACGTTCACCTCGATGTTCGGCGAAATGGGCGGAGGTGAGCTGCCTGGCCCTACGCAATTCGTTGTGGACCTCTCTGAGTTTGTTCAATCGAATATTCTCTTCCTCGTTGGCGGCACCATGTTTTTTGTGGCGTTTGCGACCTGGTTCATGCGCTACCCACAAACGCGAGCAATCTTCGACCGCACAATTCTCAAGACCCCCCTCTTTGGCCCTTTGGTAAGAAAAGCTGCGGTTGCAAGGTTCACACGTACGCTTGGTACGATGGTGTCTTCCGGTGTCCCCATCGTCGACTCTTTGGACATTGTTTCTAAGACGTCTGGCAATATGACGATCGAAAAGGCAATTCTCTATGTGAAAGAGAAGATCGCTGAAGGTCAGAATATGGTGGACCCACTCACGGAAACGGCGATTTTCCCGCACATGGTCGTGCAAATGATTGGCGTGGGTGAATCAACCGGTGCCCTCGATACCATGTTGAATAAGATCGCCGATTTCTACGAAGACGAAGTTGACGTGGCCGTGGACAACCTCACATCGATGATCGAGCCATTGCTCATGGTCTTCCTTGGTATTGTGGTGGGCGGTATGCTCATTGCCATGTACCTCCCGATCTTCACAATGGCCGGTAATATCAAGGCCTCGTGA
- a CDS encoding sigma-54-dependent transcriptional regulator: MKENESEGLRRVLVVDDEESMRQMLSILLKKQGIDVVTASRGQEAIDLLESGERFSVVMTDLSMPGGVGGLDVLRAVKSIDNASQVIMITAFATPETAVEAIKSGAYDYLTKPFKLEQVKLVLDRALEKYALLAENLYLKEEQRKFRPKGIIGESEPMKRVMEMVHRVARTKTTILITGESGTGKELVAQAIHDASPFKGPFVPVNCGAIPETLIEAELFGYKKGAFTGASADQKGLVESARGGTLFLDEIGELPLSAQVRLLRVLQEKKVKPVGGVEEITVDVRVVAATNRDLKEEVECGRFREDLYYRLNIIPIELPPLRKRGKDVQILLRHFVGVYSEELDTDVKGISAPALAVLLDYDYPGNVRELQNIVERAVTLELGTMIELGSLPPTLRPRVTRSEVLELPVEGIDLDLEMQRIEQAYLEAALDRCEGVKTEAAKLLGISFRSFRYRLKKLGLGDDDANNEDD; the protein is encoded by the coding sequence ATGAAAGAGAACGAGTCCGAGGGTTTGCGAAGAGTTCTAGTGGTGGATGACGAAGAGAGCATGCGGCAGATGCTCTCGATCCTGCTCAAAAAGCAGGGAATCGACGTTGTGACGGCGAGCCGGGGCCAGGAAGCCATTGATCTCTTGGAGTCGGGCGAAAGGTTTTCGGTGGTAATGACCGACCTAAGCATGCCAGGCGGCGTGGGAGGGTTGGACGTACTCCGGGCCGTCAAATCAATCGACAACGCATCACAAGTCATCATGATTACGGCGTTCGCCACACCCGAAACAGCGGTCGAAGCCATAAAAAGCGGCGCGTATGACTACCTCACCAAACCCTTCAAACTCGAGCAGGTAAAACTCGTCCTAGACCGCGCCCTCGAAAAGTACGCGCTGCTGGCGGAAAACCTCTATCTCAAAGAGGAACAACGAAAGTTCAGGCCCAAGGGAATCATAGGTGAGTCGGAGCCGATGAAGCGCGTCATGGAGATGGTTCACCGCGTCGCGCGCACCAAGACCACTATTTTGATAACGGGCGAGTCCGGCACGGGTAAGGAGCTTGTGGCACAGGCAATACACGACGCGAGCCCGTTTAAAGGCCCTTTTGTGCCCGTCAATTGTGGCGCCATCCCCGAGACCCTCATTGAGGCGGAACTCTTTGGCTATAAAAAAGGGGCATTCACGGGCGCGAGCGCTGACCAGAAGGGCCTAGTTGAATCGGCGCGGGGAGGAACGCTTTTCCTCGACGAGATCGGCGAATTGCCTTTGAGCGCCCAGGTTCGGCTCCTAAGAGTCCTTCAAGAAAAGAAAGTCAAGCCAGTTGGGGGTGTTGAGGAAATCACCGTAGATGTTCGAGTGGTTGCAGCGACAAATCGTGATTTGAAGGAGGAAGTTGAGTGTGGGCGCTTTCGAGAAGACCTTTACTACAGACTCAATATCATTCCGATTGAACTTCCCCCTCTCCGGAAACGCGGAAAAGATGTTCAAATACTTCTACGACACTTTGTAGGAGTCTATTCGGAGGAATTGGACACCGATGTGAAGGGTATTAGTGCACCAGCACTCGCCGTTTTATTGGATTATGACTACCCTGGCAACGTGCGCGAACTACAAAACATAGTAGAGCGAGCCGTGACGTTGGAGCTCGGAACAATGATCGAATTAGGCTCGTTGCCTCCCACGCTAAGACCTAGAGTAACACGGTCCGAAGTGTTGGAGCTTCCGGTGGAAGGGATTGACCTTGATCTGGAAATGCAGCGTATTGAACAGGCCTATCTTGAGGCTGCTCTCGATCGTTGCGAAGGTGTAAAAACGGAAGCCGCTAAGCTTTTAGGTATAAGCTTTCGTTCCTTCCGATATCGACTCAAAAAACTAGGACTCGGTGACGACGATGCGAACAACGAAGATGACTAG
- a CDS encoding prepilin-type N-terminal cleavage/methylation domain-containing protein has protein sequence MKVMKKVKKGFTLVELMIVVAIIGILAAIAIPAFLRYIKNSKAAEAEQNMKKISEGAKAYFSSEQRFSQDAASGGDQPWHVGQAAAGTSQFGMPVPYAASVFPGGVSVAFCSHIIGAGACTTSNTNVPAGGGKLLPATQPVASLETAMLNKLRVTFTDPTYFSYNYATGTGTGDTATASIQALADFRPAGTEFHTATQNISVQNQDVLIAPAFITNEFE, from the coding sequence ATGAAAGTCATGAAGAAAGTAAAGAAAGGATTCACACTCGTAGAACTTATGATCGTTGTTGCGATTATTGGAATCTTGGCCGCAATCGCTATTCCGGCCTTCCTTCGGTACATCAAGAATTCGAAGGCAGCTGAGGCCGAGCAAAACATGAAGAAGATTTCGGAGGGCGCGAAAGCCTACTTCTCCTCGGAGCAGCGCTTTTCACAAGATGCCGCCTCAGGGGGAGATCAGCCCTGGCATGTGGGCCAAGCAGCCGCCGGTACTAGCCAATTCGGGATGCCGGTGCCTTACGCGGCATCTGTATTCCCAGGTGGCGTGAGTGTCGCTTTCTGCTCGCACATTATAGGTGCCGGGGCCTGCACGACGAGCAATACCAACGTTCCAGCTGGTGGGGGGAAACTGCTGCCAGCGACTCAGCCAGTTGCAAGTTTGGAAACGGCGATGCTCAACAAACTACGTGTGACATTTACGGATCCAACCTACTTCTCATATAACTACGCAACTGGCACAGGGACTGGTGATACCGCAACAGCAAGCATTCAGGCTCTAGCAGATTTTCGCCCGGCTGGCACAGAGTTCCATACGGCAACACAGAACATTTCGGTTCAGAATCAAGACGTCTTGATCGCACCTGCATTCATCACCAACGAATTCGAATAG
- a CDS encoding two-component system sensor histidine kinase NtrB yields MTLETSEISESRLQGLMLFRVVLVTLFLGSALAVDTTALANFGDLKNATIVGLIVFTYFVTIIYALLLKRVSADRLAKVQLVVDTLTTFALTLITSGLDSVFLFLFYINIINAAVVVGRRFALYLAAATTLLLIGLAAIDLRWVRIEQIYPILRPTGATYLRLGLNAAATFVTGLLAGQLADRLGKATEEIVRQQGDIAQLRALNFNILESLSSGLVTVDAKERIIFFNRAAREITQREEDEVLGRPLEEVMPALWRAIRDSSGRRSEVLFSRPDGVSLYLGYTVSELFGAGEFEGGKIIIFQDLSEIKHLEAQMRRSERFAAVGQLAAAIAHEIRNPLASISGSVEMLQHASANPDEEILMSIVLKEVDRLNTLITNFLDYARPHDMRPQPVRLLSVLEDIVALVGERALVDLKKVSADLVIEADEQSFRQIIWNLINNAIEAGNSKPEIRLQTWSDSSFAFLAIEDNGEGVPVELREKVFEPFFTTKEKGTGLGLPTIFRMMEEHGGNMTLMDGTELGGARFELAFPLVNR; encoded by the coding sequence GTGACCCTCGAAACATCAGAGATCTCAGAATCGAGGCTTCAGGGCCTAATGCTCTTCAGGGTGGTCCTCGTCACCCTCTTCCTCGGTTCTGCGCTCGCTGTCGATACAACCGCGCTCGCCAACTTTGGGGATCTAAAGAACGCCACCATTGTGGGCCTGATTGTGTTCACGTACTTCGTGACGATCATCTACGCGCTCCTTCTAAAGCGTGTTTCGGCCGATCGCCTTGCGAAGGTCCAGCTGGTGGTCGACACCTTAACTACATTCGCCCTCACGCTTATCACGAGCGGCCTCGACAGCGTTTTTCTATTTCTTTTCTACATCAACATCATCAATGCAGCGGTCGTGGTTGGAAGACGCTTCGCGTTGTACTTGGCTGCAGCCACAACCCTGCTTCTGATCGGTCTTGCTGCCATTGATCTAAGATGGGTTCGCATTGAACAAATCTACCCGATTCTAAGGCCCACCGGAGCCACTTACCTCCGGTTGGGACTCAATGCGGCCGCCACCTTCGTAACAGGGCTCCTGGCTGGACAACTCGCGGATAGGCTCGGCAAGGCCACCGAGGAAATCGTCAGGCAGCAAGGCGATATTGCTCAACTCCGGGCTCTAAACTTCAACATCTTGGAGAGCTTGAGCTCGGGACTCGTTACGGTTGACGCAAAAGAGCGGATAATCTTCTTCAATCGAGCAGCTCGAGAGATCACCCAGCGTGAAGAAGACGAGGTTCTAGGACGCCCGCTAGAGGAAGTCATGCCCGCGCTCTGGCGCGCGATTCGTGATTCTTCTGGCAGACGTAGCGAAGTTTTATTCTCAAGACCTGATGGAGTATCGCTCTATCTTGGATACACAGTCTCTGAGCTCTTTGGTGCGGGAGAGTTCGAGGGTGGGAAAATCATCATCTTTCAGGACCTGAGCGAGATTAAGCATCTGGAAGCTCAAATGAGGCGCTCCGAGCGGTTCGCCGCAGTAGGACAACTGGCCGCGGCTATTGCCCACGAGATCCGGAACCCCCTTGCTAGCATTAGTGGGTCTGTCGAGATGCTTCAGCATGCCTCGGCGAATCCAGACGAAGAGATACTGATGTCCATCGTGCTCAAAGAAGTGGACCGTTTAAACACCTTAATAACCAACTTCCTAGACTACGCTCGCCCCCACGACATGCGTCCGCAACCTGTGCGCTTGCTTTCAGTCCTCGAAGATATTGTGGCTCTTGTCGGGGAACGGGCCCTAGTGGATTTGAAGAAAGTCTCCGCAGACCTTGTCATCGAGGCCGATGAGCAATCGTTCCGGCAGATCATCTGGAATTTGATCAACAACGCGATTGAGGCGGGCAACTCTAAGCCTGAGATACGGCTGCAGACTTGGAGTGACTCTAGTTTTGCCTTTCTGGCAATTGAGGACAATGGCGAAGGCGTGCCAGTAGAATTACGGGAAAAAGTCTTTGAGCCCTTTTTCACAACGAAGGAGAAGGGTACCGGCCTTGGTCTCCCCACGATATTCCGTATGATGGAAGAACATGGTGGCAATATGACACTCATGGACGGAACCGAGTTAGGTGGAGCACGTTTTGAATTGGCTTTTCCACTGGTGAATCGATGA
- the pilB gene encoding type IV-A pilus assembly ATPase PilB: protein MKPDRLGELLVREKLISPQQLKSAQDRSRAEGSRLGYEIARMGLVNEQDLTKFLSKQYGVPSINLKEIQIPDAVINLIPREVAERHQCMPVNRSGATLVVAMADPSNIYAIDDLKFMTGYNIERVVASETAIAESIIQYYGAADNLDYNFDDILGDMDLDDVDYVEDDDGGDVNDLAKASEDAPVIRLVNVILVDAIKRGASDIHVEPYEKSFRVRFRVDGVLEEVMRPPMKLRNAIISRIKIMANLDIAERRLPQDGRIKLRMGRNREMDFRVSCLPTLFGEKIVLRLLDKSNLELDMTKLGFDQKPLDDFLNAIHKPYGMVLVTGPTGSGKTTTLYSALADLNKITENISTAEDPVEFNLAGINQVQMHESIGLNFAAALRSFLRQDPDIIMVGEIRDFETAEISIKAALTGHLVLSTLHTNDAPSTVSRLLNMGIEPFLVTASLNLILAQRLARRVCTDCKTNYNVAQQVLVDLQVKPDQLDLPIYKGGGCTRCGDSGYKGRVALYEVMPCGEELKEFILQGYSTAELKRAAIDIGMSSLRMAGIKKMFEGVTTPEEVTRVTAPD from the coding sequence ATGAAACCGGATCGTCTGGGCGAACTTCTCGTTCGAGAAAAGTTAATTTCACCCCAACAGCTCAAATCTGCGCAGGACCGCTCAAGGGCGGAAGGTAGCCGCCTAGGTTACGAAATCGCGCGTATGGGACTGGTCAACGAACAAGACCTTACGAAGTTCCTCTCCAAGCAATACGGGGTTCCTTCCATTAATCTGAAGGAAATCCAGATTCCAGATGCGGTCATCAATTTGATTCCACGCGAGGTTGCGGAACGGCATCAATGTATGCCTGTGAATCGCTCAGGGGCCACACTGGTTGTGGCTATGGCGGATCCATCTAATATCTACGCGATCGACGACCTCAAGTTCATGACGGGCTACAATATTGAGCGCGTGGTGGCGTCTGAGACGGCGATCGCAGAGTCGATTATTCAGTACTACGGTGCCGCAGATAATCTTGACTACAACTTCGACGATATCCTCGGGGATATGGACTTAGACGATGTTGACTACGTCGAAGATGATGACGGCGGCGATGTCAACGACCTTGCAAAGGCATCGGAAGACGCTCCTGTCATCCGACTCGTAAACGTCATCCTAGTAGACGCTATCAAGCGCGGTGCCTCCGATATTCACGTCGAGCCCTATGAGAAATCATTCCGCGTTCGATTCCGCGTGGACGGTGTGCTCGAAGAAGTTATGCGACCGCCGATGAAGCTCAGAAACGCGATCATTTCGCGTATCAAGATCATGGCTAACCTGGACATCGCCGAGCGTCGTCTTCCTCAGGACGGTCGAATCAAGCTCAGGATGGGACGAAACCGCGAGATGGACTTTCGTGTCTCGTGTCTCCCTACCCTCTTCGGCGAGAAGATCGTTCTTCGTCTTTTGGACAAGTCGAACCTCGAGCTGGACATGACTAAGCTCGGTTTCGACCAAAAACCGCTCGACGACTTCTTGAACGCTATTCACAAGCCTTATGGCATGGTGCTCGTCACTGGCCCCACCGGTTCGGGTAAGACGACCACACTCTATTCGGCGCTCGCCGACCTCAACAAGATTACCGAGAATATCTCCACTGCCGAAGATCCCGTCGAATTCAACCTCGCCGGCATCAACCAGGTGCAGATGCACGAGTCTATTGGACTCAACTTCGCGGCCGCACTTCGCTCGTTCCTACGCCAAGACCCAGACATCATCATGGTTGGCGAGATTCGTGACTTCGAGACCGCTGAGATCTCCATCAAAGCGGCTCTGACGGGCCACCTTGTGTTGAGCACACTGCACACCAACGACGCCCCAAGTACGGTAAGCCGCCTGCTCAACATGGGTATCGAGCCATTCCTAGTGACAGCCTCGCTCAACTTAATTCTGGCTCAGCGTCTCGCTCGGCGTGTTTGTACGGACTGCAAAACCAATTACAACGTGGCGCAGCAAGTCTTGGTGGACCTCCAAGTCAAGCCCGACCAACTCGACCTTCCTATCTACAAAGGTGGAGGCTGCACACGTTGTGGCGACTCGGGGTACAAAGGCCGCGTGGCTCTCTACGAGGTCATGCCTTGCGGAGAAGAGCTCAAGGAATTCATCCTTCAAGGTTATTCCACTGCGGAGCTGAAACGCGCCGCTATTGATATTGGCATGAGTTCCCTTCGTATGGCCGGAATCAAGAAGATGTTCGAGGGCGTAACAACCCCAGAAGAAGTAACGCGCGTAACTGCGCCAGACTAA
- a CDS encoding ABC transporter permease, with protein sequence MSLSNLFLKHYLPVWAIALNSFRDALRNKVLGGLLGLSFMVIGIGSLMGEMSLHNEVRVATNSGIFLTTLFAVVMGVYASVTLFHTELERRTIYTLLSKPIDHWHFLLGKFLGVSAISATVVVVLGVTSGSLVVFQGGSLNSTFLAAYFMAFLQSTVVASLTILFATFSGSLVAGISAFTLFVAGNLHTQMEMAIEHFRETTPSIVPVLNAVKFALPNFEAMNLSYELTYGTAVPLNYWVTALWYASSYIALVLMISIFIFSRKDFQ encoded by the coding sequence GTGAGCCTCTCCAACCTGTTTCTTAAGCATTACTTACCGGTGTGGGCAATAGCGTTGAATTCATTTAGGGATGCGTTGCGCAACAAGGTCTTGGGTGGCCTTTTGGGACTTTCATTCATGGTTATTGGGATCGGTTCCCTAATGGGGGAAATGAGTCTCCACAACGAGGTTCGAGTGGCTACGAACTCTGGAATCTTCTTGACCACGTTGTTTGCGGTCGTAATGGGAGTCTACGCATCAGTCACACTTTTCCACACGGAATTGGAACGCCGAACCATTTACACTTTGCTTTCCAAACCAATCGACCATTGGCACTTCCTCCTGGGTAAATTTCTTGGTGTCAGCGCCATAAGTGCCACTGTTGTAGTCGTCTTGGGAGTGACTTCAGGTTCGCTTGTCGTTTTTCAAGGCGGGTCCCTCAATTCTACGTTTCTTGCAGCCTACTTCATGGCATTTCTTCAATCGACTGTAGTTGCTTCACTGACGATTTTGTTTGCCACTTTTTCAGGGTCTTTGGTCGCAGGAATCTCTGCGTTCACACTTTTTGTAGCTGGTAACCTGCATACTCAAATGGAAATGGCAATCGAACATTTCCGAGAAACGACTCCATCAATTGTTCCTGTGTTGAACGCCGTCAAATTCGCGTTGCCAAACTTTGAGGCGATGAACTTGTCGTACGAGTTGACCTACGGCACTGCAGTTCCACTCAATTATTGGGTGACGGCGTTGTGGTATGCTTCTTCGTACATTGCCTTAGTATTGATGATTTCGATTTTTATTTTTAGCAGGAAAGATTTCCAATGA
- a CDS encoding ABC transporter ATP-binding protein, translating to MSRETISIQAVSKAFRTGFLRTKIDAVASVSFHVNEGEIFGVVGPNGAGKTTTIKMLTGILRPDRGNISVFGCSPKNRQARSIMGYLPENPYFYEHLRVEELLRFYGQLFGIERDILDQRIPKLVQIVGLEHARDRRLSRFSKGMRQRAGIAQALINDPKIVVLDEPQTGLDPFGRKDVRDLIFELKNQGKTVIFSSHILPDVEAVCDRVVLMVKGKVLDVGTLEELTGSQIKSYEVIATNVSVIPKSVDSHRNQGGATFMDLVSEDALQECLAELTESKARVNSVTSRRVDLEDVLIRDVQRESDQ from the coding sequence ATGAGTAGAGAAACCATTAGTATTCAAGCTGTTTCTAAAGCTTTTCGAACTGGCTTCTTGAGAACCAAGATTGATGCGGTTGCTTCGGTTTCCTTTCATGTCAATGAGGGAGAGATTTTCGGGGTTGTCGGCCCGAACGGTGCCGGAAAGACGACCACAATTAAAATGCTCACAGGGATTCTGAGGCCTGATAGGGGCAATATATCAGTGTTTGGTTGTTCGCCCAAAAATCGGCAGGCGCGCTCAATAATGGGTTATCTTCCGGAAAATCCATACTTTTACGAACATTTGCGCGTCGAAGAGTTGTTGCGCTTCTATGGACAACTTTTTGGTATTGAACGGGATATCTTAGACCAAAGAATTCCCAAGCTTGTCCAGATTGTAGGACTCGAACATGCTCGAGATAGACGGCTGAGCAGATTTTCAAAGGGAATGCGGCAACGTGCAGGTATCGCTCAGGCATTAATTAATGATCCCAAGATTGTGGTGTTAGATGAACCCCAGACGGGCCTAGATCCCTTCGGCCGCAAAGACGTCCGCGACCTCATCTTTGAGTTAAAGAACCAAGGCAAGACCGTTATCTTCTCAAGCCATATTCTGCCCGACGTGGAGGCGGTTTGTGACCGAGTGGTGTTGATGGTGAAAGGCAAAGTCTTGGACGTCGGCACGTTAGAAGAGTTAACAGGAAGTCAGATCAAGTCATATGAAGTGATTGCGACCAACGTTTCGGTCATCCCGAAAAGTGTGGATTCTCATAGGAATCAAGGCGGAGCAACATTCATGGATTTGGTTTCCGAAGATGCATTACAAGAGTGCCTTGCGGAGTTGACCGAATCCAAGGCTAGAGTCAATTCAGTCACATCCAGGAGGGTAGACCTTGAGGATGTATTGATCAGGGACGTTCAGAGAGAGAGCGACCAGTGA
- a CDS encoding type IV pilin protein, giving the protein MKNTVRGVTLVELMIVVAIIAILAALGSMAYGRYIKSGKIQRLTAIAQDLSQGQERYRSRNNTYYPATAGQKDYVADKVEFENLLDFTMAIPPGVNIQVESWPATGNCTICQGVAGTGGAIGYAIVVSQDMNPDSTELTTVVLHNQLSTPIVLFEGE; this is encoded by the coding sequence ATGAAAAACACAGTTCGTGGCGTTACCTTGGTAGAACTTATGATCGTGGTGGCGATAATCGCGATACTTGCCGCCCTCGGCAGCATGGCGTACGGGCGCTACATCAAGTCGGGAAAAATCCAACGACTTACGGCCATTGCTCAAGACCTGTCGCAAGGGCAAGAACGGTACCGCAGTCGCAACAACACCTATTACCCGGCCACCGCAGGTCAAAAAGACTATGTCGCAGACAAAGTCGAGTTCGAAAACCTACTCGATTTCACGATGGCAATTCCTCCCGGTGTAAACATCCAAGTGGAATCATGGCCAGCTACTGGAAACTGTACAATTTGCCAAGGAGTCGCCGGAACCGGTGGGGCAATCGGATATGCTATAGTAGTCAGCCAGGATATGAATCCTGACTCAACTGAGTTAACTACGGTGGTGCTCCACAACCAACTGAGTACTCCAATCGTTCTTTTTGAAGGTGAGTGA